The following coding sequences lie in one Kribbella sp. NBC_00709 genomic window:
- a CDS encoding aldo/keto reductase, whose product MHTRTLGQGLEVSAVGLGCMGMSQSYGPNPGDRDDMIGVIRYAVESAGVTFFDTAEVYGPYVNEELVGEALAPVRDQVVIATKFGWNIQDGKMIGTNSRPEQIRRVADESLQRLGIDVIDLFYQHRVDPDVPIEDVAGAVAELVQAGKVRHFGLSEAGAETIRRAHTVHPVTAVQSEYSLWTRDPEPEVLPACAELGIGFVPFSPLGKGFLTGTVSTSTEFPAGDIRSRVPRFEAGNLTANEALVAYVRALAEPKGCTPGQIALAWLLAQHPWIVPIPGTRRRPRVDENAGATQIALSADEIADLDALAARIGVQGDRYNPAGMAMVGL is encoded by the coding sequence ATGCACACACGAACGCTCGGTCAAGGCCTGGAGGTCTCCGCGGTCGGCCTCGGCTGCATGGGGATGTCGCAGAGTTACGGACCGAACCCCGGTGACCGCGACGACATGATCGGCGTGATCCGGTACGCCGTGGAGTCCGCCGGGGTCACGTTCTTCGACACGGCCGAGGTCTACGGGCCGTACGTCAACGAGGAGCTGGTCGGCGAGGCGCTCGCGCCGGTGCGCGACCAGGTCGTGATCGCGACCAAGTTCGGGTGGAACATCCAGGACGGCAAGATGATCGGGACGAACTCGCGTCCCGAGCAGATCCGCCGGGTCGCGGACGAGTCGTTGCAGCGGCTCGGGATCGACGTGATCGACCTGTTCTACCAGCACCGGGTGGATCCCGACGTACCGATCGAGGACGTCGCCGGAGCGGTGGCCGAACTTGTACAGGCTGGCAAAGTTCGGCATTTCGGGCTCTCGGAGGCGGGCGCGGAGACGATCCGCCGGGCGCACACAGTCCATCCGGTCACGGCTGTGCAGAGTGAGTACTCGCTGTGGACGCGGGACCCGGAGCCCGAGGTGCTGCCGGCGTGCGCCGAGCTCGGGATCGGGTTCGTTCCGTTCAGCCCGCTGGGCAAGGGCTTCCTGACCGGCACCGTGAGTACGTCGACGGAGTTCCCCGCCGGCGACATCCGCTCGCGGGTCCCGCGCTTCGAGGCCGGCAACCTCACCGCCAACGAGGCCCTCGTCGCCTACGTCCGCGCCCTCGCCGAACCGAAGGGCTGCACGCCCGGCCAGATCGCCCTCGCCTGGTTGCTGGCCCAGCACCCGTGGATCGTCCCCATCCCCGGCACCCGCCGCCGCCCGCGGGTCGACGAGAACGCCGGCGCGACGCAGATCGCGCTCTCCGCCGACGAGATCGCGGATCTCGACGCGCTGGCCGCGCGGATCGGCGTACAGGGGGACCGGTACAACCCCGCCGGGATGGCGATGGTCGGCCTCTGA
- a CDS encoding acyl-CoA dehydrogenase family protein, with protein sequence MTATTRQVGEREAREVAEAARETEWARPSFAKKLYLGDFDLSLIHPQPHAVAPDDAARGEEFIARLAAYCETLDGLLIEREAKIPDEYLQGLAELGTFGIKIPTGYGGLGLPMSYYGKALMLVSSVHPSLSALVSAHQSIGVPEPVKMFGTDEQKQRFLPRCAAGAVTAFLLTEPDVGSDPARLASTATPTDDGTAYLLDGVKLWTTNGVIAELVVVMARVPKHDGGRGGISAFVVEADAAGITVENRNAFMGLRGIENGVTRFHQVRVPVENRLGREGDGLRIALTTLNTGRLSIPATTTAAAKWCLKIAREWSAERVQWGRPIGDHAAVAEKISFIAATTFALEAVLDLSANLADAGTKDIRIEAALAKLWSSEMAWRIADELVQIRGGRGYETAESLAARGERAVPAEQILRDLRINRIFEGSTEIMHLLIAREAVDAHLSAAGDLASPDADLQAKAKAAVNASGFYARWLPQLAVGKGTDPRSYREFGALGKHLRYVERASRKLARQTFYGMGRWQAKLEYRQGFLGRIVDIGAELFAMAASCSRAETLRERDAARGESAYELATVFCEQARLRVDHLFEQLWSNTDDADRQLSRQVLDGKHSWLEDGIVDPSEGTGPWIAEWQPGESKTENKARRYR encoded by the coding sequence GTGACGGCTACGACGCGGCAGGTCGGCGAACGCGAGGCCCGGGAGGTTGCCGAGGCGGCGCGGGAGACCGAGTGGGCCCGGCCGAGCTTCGCGAAGAAGCTGTACCTCGGCGACTTCGACCTGTCGCTGATCCACCCGCAACCGCACGCCGTCGCCCCTGACGACGCTGCCCGGGGCGAGGAGTTCATCGCGCGGCTGGCGGCGTACTGCGAGACCCTCGACGGGCTGCTGATCGAGCGGGAGGCGAAGATCCCGGACGAGTACCTGCAAGGGCTCGCCGAACTGGGGACGTTCGGCATCAAGATCCCGACCGGGTACGGCGGCCTCGGCCTGCCGATGTCGTACTACGGCAAGGCGCTGATGCTGGTCTCCTCGGTGCATCCGAGCCTGAGCGCGCTGGTGTCGGCGCATCAGTCGATCGGTGTGCCGGAGCCGGTGAAGATGTTCGGGACCGACGAGCAGAAGCAGCGGTTCCTGCCCCGCTGCGCTGCCGGTGCGGTGACCGCGTTCCTGCTCACGGAGCCCGATGTGGGTTCGGACCCGGCCCGGCTGGCGTCGACGGCGACACCGACCGACGACGGTACGGCGTACCTGCTGGACGGGGTGAAGCTCTGGACGACGAACGGGGTCATCGCCGAGCTGGTCGTGGTGATGGCGCGCGTACCCAAGCATGACGGCGGGCGGGGTGGCATCAGCGCGTTCGTGGTCGAGGCCGACGCGGCGGGGATCACGGTGGAGAACCGCAACGCCTTCATGGGGTTGCGCGGGATCGAGAACGGCGTGACCCGTTTCCACCAGGTCCGGGTACCGGTCGAGAACCGGCTGGGACGGGAGGGCGACGGTCTGCGGATCGCGCTCACCACGCTGAACACCGGGCGGCTGTCCATCCCGGCCACCACCACGGCTGCGGCCAAGTGGTGCCTGAAGATCGCGCGGGAATGGTCCGCCGAGCGCGTCCAGTGGGGCCGGCCGATCGGCGACCACGCGGCCGTGGCCGAGAAGATCTCGTTCATCGCGGCCACCACGTTCGCGCTCGAGGCGGTGCTCGACCTGTCGGCGAACCTGGCCGACGCGGGGACCAAGGACATCCGGATCGAGGCGGCGCTGGCCAAGCTGTGGTCCAGCGAGATGGCCTGGCGGATCGCCGACGAGCTGGTGCAGATCCGCGGCGGACGCGGGTACGAGACCGCCGAGTCGCTCGCGGCCCGAGGTGAACGCGCGGTGCCGGCGGAGCAGATCCTGCGCGATCTGCGGATCAACCGGATCTTCGAAGGCTCGACCGAGATCATGCACCTGCTGATCGCCCGGGAGGCGGTCGACGCGCACCTGTCCGCGGCCGGTGACCTCGCGTCACCCGACGCCGATCTCCAGGCCAAGGCGAAGGCCGCGGTGAACGCGAGTGGGTTCTATGCCAGATGGCTTCCGCAGCTTGCCGTCGGCAAGGGAACGGATCCCAGGTCGTACCGTGAGTTCGGGGCGCTCGGCAAGCATTTGCGGTACGTCGAGCGGGCGTCGCGCAAGCTCGCGCGGCAGACCTTCTACGGGATGGGCCGGTGGCAGGCGAAGCTCGAGTACCGGCAGGGGTTCCTGGGCAGGATCGTGGACATCGGCGCCGAGCTGTTCGCGATGGCCGCATCCTGCTCGCGGGCCGAAACGCTGCGCGAGCGGGATGCCGCGCGCGGCGAGTCGGCGTACGAGCTGGCGACGGTGTTCTGTGAGCAGGCGCGGCTCCGGGTCGACCACCTCTTCGAGCAGCTGTGGAGCAACACCGACGACGCCGATCGACAACTGTCCCGGCAGGTGCTCGACGGGAAGCACAGCTGGCTCGAGGACGGAATCGTGGACCCGTCCGAAGGAACAGGCCCGTGGATCGCCGAATGGCAACCCGGCGAGTCCAAGACGGAGAACAAGGCCCGCCGCTACCGCTAA
- a CDS encoding DUF2461 family protein has translation MTGAFERPGDPGPGRRPVTIIRNLERDGFTITGDLLKRPLRGHRADHPRANLLRHKSLIATRPVGCDEWIHTPAAADHVLAAFTQLRPLSHWLLKNVAQPR, from the coding sequence GTGACTGGGGCTTTCGAGAGACCCGGAGACCCCGGTCCCGGCCGACGCCCCGTCACCATCATCCGAAACCTCGAGCGCGACGGTTTCACGATCACAGGCGACCTCCTCAAGCGACCTCTCCGAGGCCATCGCGCCGACCACCCACGAGCCAACCTGCTCCGCCACAAATCCCTCATCGCAACCCGCCCCGTCGGCTGCGACGAATGGATCCACACCCCCGCCGCAGCCGACCACGTCCTAGCCGCCTTCACCCAACTACGCCCACTGTCACACTGGCTGCTCAAGAACGTGGCGCAACCGCGCTAG